The Xylophilus rhododendri region GCTCGACATCTCCGGCGAATCGGTCCAGGTGGACCGCCATGCGCTGGGGCTGGTGCGCCTGGCCGCGGCGCAGCTGGAGCACCGCATGATGAGCCGCCGCAGCACCGGCCAGCTGCTGCGCTTCCACCGGCGTCCCGGGCTGCTGGACACGCCGCGCGAAGGGCTGCTGTCGGTGCAGGACGGCGTGATCGTGGGCGCCAACCGTGTCGCGCTCGGACTGCTCGGCATGGACTGGCGCCAGGCCCTGGGCCAGGAGGCCAGCCGCATCTTCGGTGACCGCTGGCGGCGGCTGCAGGCCCGGCCGGGGCTGGTGGCATCGGCCGACGGGCAGCAATGGGCGGTCAGCGTGGAGCCGGCGGCAGGCAGCGGCGCCGGGCGCACTGTCGCGACGGTGCAGCTGGCCGCTGGCGAGGCGGCGGAACCGGCCGATGCCACCGAAGCCCTGCTGGGCCGCGCCGTGCGGGTGATGGCCAGCGGCATTGCGATCCTGGTGTCCGGCGAGACGGGCAGCGGCAAGGATGTCTTCGTGCGCCGCCTGCACCAGCACGGCCGGCGTGCAGCAGGGCCGCTGGTGGCCGTCAACTGCGCCGCCCTGCCGGAGAACCTGATCGAGGCCGAACTCTTCGGCTACGAGGACGGCGCCTTCACCGGTGCCCGCCGCCGCGGCATGCCGGGCCGCTTGCGCGAGGCCCACGGCGGGCTGCTGTTTCTCGACGAGATCGGCGACATGCCGCTGTCCCTGCAGAGCCGGCTGCTGCGAGTGCTGGAAGACCGCCTGGTGCGGCCGCTGGGCGGCTCGCGGGATTTCCTGGTCGATTTCGACCTGGTCTGTGCCACCCACCACGATCTGCAGGCGCTGGTGCAGGCGGGGCGCTTCCGCCAGGACCTGCTCTACCGGCTGCAGGGCTATGCCGTGACCGTGCCGCCTCTGCGCGAGCGCGGCGACCGGCGGCGGCTGCTGCAGGCGCTGTTCGAGCAAGCGGGCGCCCGTGCCCGGGGCCTGCGCCTGACGCCCGCGGCCCTGGACGCGCTGGAGCACCGCGCCTGGCCCGGCAACATCCGCGAAGCGCTGGGTGTGCTGCGCAGCCTGGTCGCGTTGGCCGACGACGGCGCGCTGCTCGATGCCGCCGATGTGGCCATGCCCGGTGCGCCGCATCCGTCCGTCGCGCCGGCCATGACGCCGGCCATGGCGCCCGAGCCGGCGGGCGGTCTGGCCGCCATCACCGACCATGCGGTCGAACAGGCGCTGCAGGCCTGCGGCGGCCAGGCATCGGCGGCCGCGCAGCGCCTCGGTGTGCACCGCAGCACCGTCTATCGCTACCTGTCGCGCAAACGCGGCAGGCAGGCCTAGGGCAGGGTGCTCAGCGCTTGCTGCTGCGGCGGCGCACCACGCATCCCATCAGGCCCAGGCCGGCCAGCAGCATGGCGTAGCTCTCGGGCTCCGGCACGGCGGCCACCGAGATCAGCGTGGTGTAGGCCGAGCTGCCCGCGCTGGTGCCGGTGACCACCAGTGTGTAGTCGCTCAGCGAAGACAGGCTCACGGTCGCGCCGCTGACGGTATTGGAGTAGATGCCGTTGCCCAGGTTGACCAGGCTGGTGCTGGAGCTGCTGAAGATCGCCGTCAGGCCGGACAGCGCTGAGGCGGAGGTGAAGGTGCCCGCGTACAGCGAGATCGAGCTCAGGGTGACGCCGTAGGAGCCGAAGGTCACCGCCGACGAGACGAAGGCCGTGCCGTCGTTGGCGCCGACGCTGAAGTTGTAGAGATCGGAAAAGCTGCCGCTGCTGGTGCTGCTGCCGGTGGTGGTCGTGCCCGACACGGTTCCCAGATCGACCGTCGCGGCCTCGGCCAGGGAAGAGCCCAGAGAAAGCACCAGGGCGCCGGCAAGGCAGAGCTTTTTGAAAATGGGTCGCATGATTTTCTTTCCGGAAAATTGGAGATATTGAGAAACAGTCTGAAGTGAATATCACATGTCGATGCCGGGCTCTCAATAGGCCGGAGGAACCAAATATTGATAATCAGTATCTTCTTGGTTTTATTTGAATTTCTTGCTGGTGTATTTTTGTCGCCAGAAAATATCCAATGTATCGATCCTGATAGTTGACGGCGATGTCTTGGCGGTGTTCAAGCAGCCGCGTCGCGGCCGCCGCCGAACCCGGAGCCCGCGTTGCCGAGGTTTACGCATGTGGCATCCTGTGCCACCATGTATCCGGGAGCCATGAACGCCTTCGACCAACTTCTTTCACAGCTCGCCGTATCGATGCGTTCGGACAGCCCCACGACGGCTGCCATGGAGGTCGCCTTCGAAGCCAAGTCCACGCTGGACAAGGAGTTCGGCGCCGGCAACCGCCGCTCGCTGTCCATGACCCGGCTGATGCTGCGCCTCAACCAGCCGCTGGAGCGCCGCAAGCGGGTGGACACCATCTACCGCATCGCCGAGCTGCTCCAGGCCACCTCCAACGACATCCGCCGTAGCGAGGGCAAACCTGCGAGCGCGCGCGGCGTCGAGTTTTTCGACAGCCTGCCCAACACGGATTCGACCGAGGGCGCCTGACTGGCGCAGGGGCGCTTTCGGCCCTGATGGCGATGCGCCTTCCTGCAGCGGATTAAGCTCGCAGGCTGCCGCGGACAAGCCGCCGCCAGTTCACGGCCATTTCATCGACCATCCCAAACGACAAGGGCAGAGAACCGTGGAATTCCGTACTGAACGAGACACCTTCGGACCGATCGAGGTCCCCGCCGCCAAGCTGTGGGGCGCGCAGACCCAGCGCTCGCTGCAGAACTTCGACATCTCCGGCGAACGCCAGCCCGCCGAGATCATCAAGGCGCTGGCCCAGGTCAAGCGCGCATCGGCGGTGGTCAACCAGAAGCTGGGACTGCAGGACGAACAGAAGACCCAGGCGATCGTCGCCGCGGCCGACGAGGTCATCGCGGGCCAGCATCCTGACGAGTTCCCGCTGGTGGTCTGGCAGACCGGCTCGGGCACCCAGACGAACATGAACGTCAACGAGGTGCTGGCCAACCGCGCCAGCGAGCTGCTGGGCGGCGAGCGCGGCGAGTCGCGCAAGGTGCATCCCAACGACGACGTCAACCGCAGCCAGTCGAGCAACGACGTGTTCCCCACCGCCATGCATGTGGCCGCCGTCGAATCGCTCACCCACCGCCTGCTGCCGGCCATCGCCAAGCTGCGCGCCACGCTGGAGCAGAAGGCCAAGGA contains the following coding sequences:
- a CDS encoding sigma-54-dependent Fis family transcriptional regulator, with the protein product MSFQASTSPVVERARQMFFGDGMDPGTELAPYILRSWQRCRALPSPWDSRDPLQGAELLDRREAAAWLRQCAQPELDALSEHVLGQGCVVILSDASGLILDEIGSPDFLPKAQRVALAPGVDWSEAARGTNAIGTVLRERDALTVLGGEHYLTQNGILGCAAAPVFDEQGELQGVLDISGESVQVDRHALGLVRLAAAQLEHRMMSRRSTGQLLRFHRRPGLLDTPREGLLSVQDGVIVGANRVALGLLGMDWRQALGQEASRIFGDRWRRLQARPGLVASADGQQWAVSVEPAAGSGAGRTVATVQLAAGEAAEPADATEALLGRAVRVMASGIAILVSGETGSGKDVFVRRLHQHGRRAAGPLVAVNCAALPENLIEAELFGYEDGAFTGARRRGMPGRLREAHGGLLFLDEIGDMPLSLQSRLLRVLEDRLVRPLGGSRDFLVDFDLVCATHHDLQALVQAGRFRQDLLYRLQGYAVTVPPLRERGDRRRLLQALFEQAGARARGLRLTPAALDALEHRAWPGNIREALGVLRSLVALADDGALLDAADVAMPGAPHPSVAPAMTPAMAPEPAGGLAAITDHAVEQALQACGGQASAAAQRLGVHRSTVYRYLSRKRGRQA
- a CDS encoding FxDxF family PEP-CTERM protein, translated to MRPIFKKLCLAGALVLSLGSSLAEAATVDLGTVSGTTTTGSSTSSGSFSDLYNFSVGANDGTAFVSSAVTFGSYGVTLSSISLYAGTFTSASALSGLTAIFSSSSTSLVNLGNGIYSNTVSGATVSLSSLSDYTLVVTGTSAGSSAYTTLISVAAVPEPESYAMLLAGLGLMGCVVRRRSSKR